TGGTAACGAGCGCGGAGGGATTTGAACCCCCGACCCACAGAACCGGAATCTGTTGCTCTATCCACTGAGCCACGCGCCCTCAATCTCTAACATAGTAGCACACTTTAACGGGAATGGGGAACTCGTGGCCCCCACGACCCTCCGGGTGAGGCTCGTTGCGACGCTCCTTCTCCCAAGGAAAGACGCTGCGTTTCCGTCGCTACCGCTTCGCGCTTCGGTAGTCCCCCAGACGCTCGTACCTCGCTAACGACGGACGGGAAACGCTCCTGAAGGGGCTACCTCACCGTTCGTGAGTGGGGATTAGGGCAGGGCGATCGCATCTAAATTATACTTCCTAACCACTGAGATCAAGAATCAACGAAAAAATCAGTATTTATCGTTTGATTTATTTTCCAAACCTCAAAGCGGTCGCCTAAAGCTTTGTCAATAAGCATGGCTTAATGCGATTATTTTTAAGCCTATTGAGAATAGTCTAGCCTTATTGACATGATGCGTTTGCCTTGTCAGACCTATAGACTGAGCTAAGGCTTCTAAACTTAACCCTTGTGGAAAAGTACAAGTACCTATAGTATTGTCAACTATAGGATTCTTTTAGAGAGTCTATGTCATTCTAGATTTCAGTTATAGTTTAACTTATGAAGAATAAAAAACGACTGAATATAGTTTATAAAACTTCAATTAATAGAATTACAGGATTAGAACGAGATGGTTTAATTCTCCAAAACCTTCTTCAAGATACTTATCACATTAATCTTTACAAAGTGACTGAGCGTAGAATGCTTAGAAAATTTGGATTACCTCAGTATTTACCTTCAAAAATTAAAACTTATCTCAAAACACGTTTGAAAAAGTTTGATGCTAACATTTTTCTAGAAAAGATTCGTCCTGAACTATTCCATATAGCAGATAGAAATATTTTCATTCCAAATCATGAAATATTTGCCAAGCAAACTGTCCCTCTTTTACAAGAAATAGATGTAGTTTTGTGTAAAACTAAATGTGCTTATAAGATTTTTTCCGATTTGCATCACTGCGTCAAATTTATAGGATTTACATCTATAGATAGATCCTTACCTACATTTCAATCAGATTATAATCAGTACTTCCATTTAGCCGGTAAGAGTTTTGAGAGGCGTGGAACATATCAAATTTTAGAACTTTGGAAAGAGAATCCTCACTTCCCACCTCTTACTGTAGTAGCTCATCATATAGATAGTACACGATATAATGGGTATCGTAATATACGCATCTACGATGATTATGTTGATGATGAAATAATCAGACAATTACAAAATAAAATTGGAGTTCATATCTGCTTGTCTGAAGCTGAAGGGTTTGGACACTTTATTGTAGAAGCGATGAGTTCTCATGCTTGCGTTATTACAACAGATGCACCACCGATGAATGAGCTTGTCAACCCAGAGCGGGGTTATTTGGTAAGTGTTGATAGAGAAGAAGCGGTTGAAAAATATTTTAATAATCGCTATTTTTTCTGTATTAAAGATTTCCAAAAAACTATCGATAAATTAACATCTAATTCCCTTCAAGAGAAACAAACTAAAGGGCAATTATCTAGAAAATTTTATGAGGAGAACAATTTGACGTTTCAAGTAAAATTACTCCAATCCTTAGAAAGCATATTGAGTAGTTCAACCAAGGCAACTTGTCAGCTGAGTTGAGGTGTAAATTTACTTATTGGCAAGTTTGTTGATTTATTTTGCTTATAAATTCGAGTATTTTTTACAGTTATCTATATCATTTTGCACTCTTCTTTAGTTTTTATTAGTAAATAAGATGCGTTTTTCCTGGGGATTAGGGGCATGGGGAATTGACAATTGGTTATTCACCCTCATCCCCCTCATCTTTCCTGCTCCCCTGCTTCACCTCACCTCTGTTTGCTAGTTCACAGATAATTAGCGGGGTTTACGGGTGAACCATGATGACGAACTTCAAAATGAAGGTGAGGCCCGGTGGATAAACCTGTGGAACCAACAGCAGCGATCGCTTGTCCTCGCTGCACTGTTTGCCCTTCGGATACATACAATTGACTGGTATGTCCGTACAGTGTGGTGATACCTTTGCCGTGGTCGATGATTACAGCTCTGCCATAACCACCGTACCAGCCTGCAAAAATCACTGTACCCGAATCGGCTGCGCGAATTGTACTACCATAGCCAGCGGCAAAATCTAGCCCAGCGTGAAAGCGGCGATAACCAAGAACTGGGTGCATCCGCCAACCAAAAGGACTGCTAGTAGGAGCATCGCTAGGATAGGCAAATACCCCAGTTCCTTGAATGATGATGCTTGTACGGCTGTTTGTCTTGGCTTGCGCTTCTTCTCTTGCTCTGGCTTCTGCAATTTTCTGCTGAATTAAGGCTTCCAGATTTTTAGAATCTTGGTCTAGCTGGTTTTGCGCTGCTTCTAAGGCGAGGCGATCGCTATTTAAACGTTGAATCATTTCTGTCTGTGATTGCGCCTGAGCTTGGTAATCAGATTTTTGGGCTAATAATTGCTGTCGAATCAAGGCAATTTGGTTTTTTTGCTGTTCGACATCAGTTTTTTGTTTATTAATTTGGTTTGCTTGTTGGTCGAGTTTTGCCAAAATTTGCTGGTCTGCCTGATACAATAGCTTTAATTGATGACGGCGGCTGATAAAGTCGGTGATACTTAGGCTTTGGAGCAAAACAGCCCATCCCTGACGCGTTGGCGATCGCTGAAGATAACGCAATCGCGCTACTGTGGCAATTTGACGTTCTTCATACAATCGTTCTGCCGCAGCTAAATCAGTTTCTAACTGTTGGAGACGTTGGGTAGCCAGTTGTAAACGCAATTCACTATCTTGAATGTAGCTGTTTGTAGTTTGTAAATTTTGGTTAATACCAGTTAAATGTTTTTGCGCCTCTTGTTGTAAATTAGTCAAGCGATCGCGCTCTTGAACCATATTCACGCGCTCTTGATTAATTTGTTGCTGCTGCTGCCGTAGACTATCAATTGAGCCTACGGAGGCTGCATCTACTGGTAAAACTGTAATTATTACTAAACTAACGTATAAAATACAGCAAATTAGAATAAATATACAGTAGAAAACTTGTCTTTTGTTGAAAAATGACACTCTCATAGTGTGAGCCGAACCCAAGCAAAACTGCCAAACACTATGAGGATTATTCCCAAAATTTCTTGAGTCTAACGGTTTTTCATGATTTGGGATTTGCGATCGCTTAGCAAGCCTTAATATTTACCACCTAGGGGAGAAGACAAGGGCTTATATAAGTAGATCGGTACGAATAAAGTTAACTGGTGAGGGTTGTCAGTTGTCAGTTGTCAGTTGTTAGTTGTCAGTTGTTAGTTGTCAATTGTCAGTTGTAATTATTCTCCATCTGCACCCCTGCACCCCTGCACCCCTGCTCCCCACTCCCCATTTTCAGATAAAAATCCTCCTTAATTCATAGGCAAGTCATACTTGTAACTGATGACAAACAGTACAGAAAACTGGTCAAATAAAAATAATGTTGCCCATGCTGGAGTAATGACAGACCGCGTTTTAATTCTTGGAGGACGGGGACGGATTGGTAGCAGTGTTGCTTTGGATCTAGTCACCCACACAGAAGCAAAAATTACAATCACCGGTCGTTCCCCGGAGACTGTCAAAGGTCTTAGTCTGCCTTTGGGGGAACGAATGCAGTTTTTGGTATTAGACTTGGCAGAAGTTGATAAACTACGAGGGGCGATCGCAAACTCCGATGTAGTTATCCATTGTGCTGGCCCTTTTCATTACCGGGACGCCAATGTTCTCAAAATCTGCATTGAACAAGGCGTTAACTATGTAGATGTCAGTGACCATCGTTCTTATACCAGTAAGGCTCTAAATTATCATCAACAAGCTGCTGCTGCTGGCGTGACAGCAATTATTAACACTGGAATTTTTCCTGGTGTTTCTAATAGCATGGTACGTCAGGGTGTTGAGCAATTTGATCAACCAGAAAAGATACATTTAAGTTATTTGGTTTCTGGTTCTGGTGGTGCTGGTGTTACAGTCATGCGGACAACTTTTTTGGGGTTGCAGCATCAGTTTAAAGCTTGGTTAAATGGAGAATGGCAAGTAGTTAAGCCTTACAGTGAAAGAGAAGTTATTGAGTTTCCACCACCCTATGGACAAAGTGGAGTTTACTGGTTTGACATGCCAGAAACCTTCACCCTACCTCATGCCTTTCCATCGGTGAAAACTGTAATTACTAAATTTGGTTCAGTTCCCGATTTTTATAATCACATGACTTGGATAACTGCTCATCTATTTCCTAAATGGTTAATGCAGAAGCGCAGTACCATAGAATTTTTGTCTTACGTAAGCCATTTTATGACAGATGTGACGAATCGTTTCACTGGTATTGGAGTTGCAGTTCGTTCTGAAATCACAGGCAAAAAAAATGGTGAAACAGCCGTTTTTTGTTCAAATTTAGTGCATGAAAATACAGCAGTGATTTCTGGTTGTGGTACGGGTAGTATTGCCCAATTGTTGCTAGAAACAAAACTCAAACATCCAGGAGTTACTCCTGTAGAAGAAGCATTACCAACAGATTTATTTCTTGAATCTATGCAAAGTCGAGGGATTAAGATTCAGCACAATTGGTTGTAGTCAGTTGTCAGTTGTCGGTTGTGAGTTGTCGGTTGTGAGTTGTCGGTTGTCGGTTGTGAGTTGTCAGTTGTCAGTTGTCAGTTGTCAGTTGTCGGTTGTCGGTTGTCATTTGTCATTAGTTTTTTTCCTTGTCCCTCCATCTCCCCTGCTCCCCTGCTCCCCTGCTCCCCTGCTCCCCTTCTCCCCCTGCTCCCCCAGTTCATCAATTGTCGCGCGAGGAGCAGTTTTTCTTTGGTTGCTAATCTTGTGTTGATACCAATCCATTAATGGAGTGGCACTAATTCCATGCACAATCACAGAAACTACAATGGTGGTGTAAGTTATCCAAGCAATTTTTTCACCAGTTTCCCCTTCTAATCCTTTACCAAGGGCATAGGCAAGATAATATAAAGAACCAACACCGCGAATGCCAAACCATCCCAATAACAAGCGAGTTCGTGGATCTAGGTTTCGGTGGTGGGAATTCTCAGAATGTTGACCGATTGTGCTAATCCAGACTCCCACAGGTCGGATGACTACAAATAACAAAATTATTACTAACAAAGACTGAGAAGCATAGGTCAGCATTGGCTTTGCTAATAATATCGACCCCAATAGTAAAATTGTCCCAACTTCTAAAAGTTTTTCAAGTCGCTCAATAAATTCTAATTGTGCTAGTGGTTTTTCTGGATTTTTGTAACTGTGTTGAACTACTAACCCAGCAACAAATACTGCCAGAAATCCATAGCCATTCACAAATTCTGTTAAAGAATAAGTTAGTAAAATTATGCTGATTGCAACAAAGTCTTCCATCAAGTCATCAACAGAACGGCGTTTTTGGATTTTTTGATCAATCCAAACTACTGCTTTGGGAACAATAAATCCCATGACAATACCAGCTGCGATCGCCCAAATTAAATCAACTCTAATCCAATCTTTGAACCAGTTACCCCATCTCTCATCTTTTAACGCATAAAGTCCAAAATAAACGAAAGGAAAAGCTAAGGCATCATTTAACCCGCCTTCAGAAGTTAAACCAAAGCGTAACTCATCTTTGTCTTTTGTATCTGTCAGTTGTACTTCTGAGGCTAATACTGGATCTGTGGGTGCAAGGATTGCCCCTAACAAAATAGCCTCTCCCCAATTCATATTTAAAAACAGTTTCCCTACAGCAGCTATGGCAAAAATTGAAATTGGCATCAACAATGCAATTAATCGCGCTGTAATCTGCCAAAGCCCTAACCTAAGTGGAAGAATAATTTTTAATCCGCAGCTAAACACTGAAATTATTACCACAAATTCTGTGATTCTCTCCAATAATTCAGCATTGAATACTTGATCGCGGCGTAATTGAATGAGTCCTATTCCATTGGGGCCTAGAAAAATGCCAACCACAAGGTAGATCAGGGCAAAAGAAAGAGGTAAGCGAGAAATCCAGCCTGAACCTAATGTGACGGCTAGCAAGAGTAGTCCAATCACAAACAAGTGAAGGATATATACGTCTACCATAGAAATTCTTTTAAAATCATAAACATTGCCTTGTCAGTGTAGTTGCAGTAGCTTTTTTGTACAAATTACTTAAGATAGATTTTAGGAAAAAATTCAGTTTCATTTCTACCTCTGTTCAGTTAGCATATATAATCGTGTTGACTGATGACTGCTGACCGATTACAGTCATCAGGCTCGTAGACTCATGATGGCTATGCAATGAATATGTTTTTGAGCCTAGTAATAGGTAAATTGAAAATAGCCACAGTCATACTAAGCAAATCAAAAAAATATCAGCAATTGAACCTGATGTTTTCAGATTTCTTATTGATTAATTGATTTTTTTTATTAAAAATCTATTTTTTATAAAAACAATATATTACTTATGAGAATAGATGTAAAAAAACTCAAAATAACTTTAATAGTTAATCACTCAAAAGCTTTACATTTTTTATCTAATATTCTTCGAGAAGAAGGTTATCAAGTACAAGGATTTATTTTTGGACAACTGGCAATCAATGCAGTATTTAACACGCTGCCGGATTTAATTTTTCTTGATGTTGGTATACCTGAAATGGCTCAGTATGAAATTTACCAATATTTGAAAGCTAATAACAAAAATCAGGATATTTCAATAATTTTTATCGGCAGTATTAAGCAATTATCTAAGAAAGTCAATTTTTCTCAATTATGTGCTGTAGACTATATTACTAAACCAGTGTGCCGTGAAGAAGTTATACTAAGTTTAAAAAATCAAATAACTATTCAAAAGTTACAAAAACAATTAAAAAAGCTAGAAAAGCAAAATAAAAAATTAGTTGGTGATCTCAAACAATATCAACAGGTTACAGCAGAATTTAAAGAACGAAACCAGCAAATAGAATCGATTATTAATACAACAAAAGTAGGACTTGGCTCTATGTCCCAAGCGGCGGTGGGAGCAAACTCGATTACTCACAAGGGGATGGAGTTTACCGCTGCTTGCAATGAAATTGATCTGCTCAAGCAAGAAAAACAAGCGCTTGCCAAAGCAGATAGACAAAATATCCAAATGCAAGAACAAATTTCCGATTGCCTGTTAGTGGAAGCTGCATTAAAAGCTAGTGAAAGAAAATATCGCAAGTTAGTTGAAGCATCTCAAGACATAATTTGGTCAGTAGATATATCTGGACAAATTACCTTTGTGAACTCTGCCGTCAAAAGAGTTTATGGTTATGAACCTCAAGAAATTATGGGGTGTTCTTGGCTTGATTTTGTCTTACCGGATCAGATTGCTGAAAATCAGAAAATATTTGCACATCTTTTCAATGGTGAACCGATTTTCCAGCATGAGATTACCTGCATAGCTAAAAATGGTGACTGCTATTATCTGATGGTAAATGCGATCGCCTTACAAAATGAACAGGGCTTGGTTGTAGGAGCGACAGGTACAGCTAGCAACATCACAGAATATAAACGCGTGCAACAAGCCCTGCAAGAAAATACTATTAAGCTCCGCAACCATAACTTAGTATTAACAGAACTAGCGAAAAATCAGCTACTCTACCAAGGTGACTTAAAAGCTGCTTTGCGTGAAATTACAGAAGCAAGCACTAAAAATATCGCAGTAGAGCGAGCTAGTATTTGGCTAGATGACGACACAGCTAACCATATTCAGTGTCTTGATTTATTTGAGCAGAGTTGCAATCAACACAGCGCCGGATTGACTCTATCACTGGCAGACTATCCAGCTTATTTTCAAGCTTTGCAGCAAAACCAACAAATTGTTGCAGATGATGCCTACACAGACCCTAGAACCAAACAATTAGCTGAGTTTTACTTTACTCCATTCAACATCACTTCTACACTCGATACACCCATCAGGTTGGCGGGAAACACCGTAGGAGTATTATGTCTAGAGGCTGTGGGAGTTATTCATTCTTGGACACTAGAAGACCAAAATTTCGCTCGTTCTTTAGGGAATTTGGTATCATTAGCCCTAGAAGCACGGAAACGCCAACAAGCAGAAGCCGCTCATCGGGCATCTGAAAAAAAGTTAACATCAGCCTTTAGAGCATCTCCCGACCCCATCGCCCTTTCTACTTTCCCAGAAAGTCGCTATACCGAAGTTAACAACAGTTTTTGTCGGCTTTTTGGTTATTCTCCTGCTCAAGTCATCGGTCGCACTAACAAAGAATTAAATATTTGGGTGAATCCACAAGAATGTACCTTGGTGACTCAGATTCTGCAACAGACAAAAGCCATTCGCAACCATGAAGTTGATTTCCGCACAGCCAATGGCGAGGTAAAGACAACGCTGTTTAGTGCAGAATTGATCGAGATTGACGGCCAACAGTACGTGCTGGGCACAGCTAAAGATATTACCGATCGCAAGCTGGCAGAAAATGAAAGTCGTTTATTATTGTTAACATCTCAAGCCATCACTCGCGCCGTTGATGTCAAAAGTGCTTTAAAATTTGTTCTGCGTTTAATTTGTAACACCATCAACTGGGATTTTGGCGAAGCATGGTTACCCAGTGATGATCGCTCCATCTTAGAACATAGCTTGGTGTGGTACGCAGAGTCAAGCAACTTAGAAGAATTCGGTCGCCAAAGCCAAAGTGTGAAATTTCCTCCAGGCGCGGGACTACCAGGACGAGTTTGGTACAACCGGGAGCCAGAATGGATAGAAAATGTTTCACAAGTTAGACAGCCAATTTTTTGGCGATCGCTACAGGCGGCTAAAGTAGGATTAAAAGCTGGTTTTGGTGTGCCAATTCTGGCTGGGAACCAAGTCTTAGCAGTTTTAGTATTTTTTAAACGCAGTTCAATGGCAGTAGATAAGCGTTTGCTGTTGCTAGTACGTGCGGTTGCTGCCCAGTTAGGTGGGCTAATTGAGCGCAAACATGTAGAAGCCGCCCACAGACTCAGCGAAGAACGTTTGCACCTCGCCCTAGAAGCTAGCGATTTAGGGTTATGGGATTGGAATATCAGCAGCGGCAAAATCTATCGTGACTGGCGGTGGAGGAAGATGTTGGGGTACAAAGACGACGAAATTCCAGACAATGAGTTAGCTATTAAGGAACTGATACATCCAGAAGACTGGCCCGCAGTTAACTCAGCCTTAAACAGCCATATCCAAGGCCCTAGTCCGGTTTATGAAGTTGAATTTCGGATGCGTTGTTCCTCTGGTGAGTGGAAATGGATTCAGTCCCGTGGTCAGATTTTTGAGCGTGACGAGAAAGGTACGCCTTTACGGATGACAGGTACTCACAAAGATATCACAGACTGCAAAACCCTAGAAAGAGAACTAGCCCTAAGACAAGCCCGCCTCAATGCCTTTTTCAGCAGTGCCCCTGTGGGTTTAAGTATTGTAGATAACCAACTGCGGTTTGTGCAAATTAACGAACTGCTGGCAGATATTCATGGACAATCTCAAAAAGACCATATCGGCAAAACACTTGATGAGATTGTTCCCCAAATAGCATCCTTGGTGACACCATTCTACAAACAAGTACTGTTGACTGGTCAACCGATTCTCAACCTAGAGTTGAGTAGCCCATCACCCAAGCAACCGCATATCATCCGCCACTTCCTCACTTCTTATTTTCCCATACCAGGTGAGGCCGATCGCCCCTCTGGAGTTGGCACCGTCATGGTAGAAATTAGCGATCGCAAACTTGCAGAACTAGCTTTACAAGAAAGCCAGCGACGGTATCAAACATTAGCCGAAGCCTCACCAGTTTGCATATTTCACGCCGATGTTGAGGGTAACGCCTTATATTTAAATCAACGCTGGAGCGAGATTACAGGACTTAGTTACCGAGATTCTTTAGGCAAAGGTTGGACAAAAGCTATACATCCAGAAGACCGCGATCGCGTGGTTAGTTTATGGCAGAAAGCAATAGCATCAAAAACAGTACCAGCTCAGTCGGAACATCGCTACTTGCGTCCTGATGGTACAGTCGTTTGGATTATCGCGCAAGCTTTACCAGACATTGACGAAAATGGAGAAATTCAAAGTTATATCGGTACTATTACAGACATTACCCAAAGAAAAATAGCAGAAGAAGCCCTGTGCGAGAGTGCAGAACGGGAAAGAGCCACCGCCCAAGTAATTCAACGGATGCGGCAGACACTGGATTTAGAGACGATATTTGCAGCCACAACCCAAGAATTGCGGCAAGTCCTCAACTGCGATCGCGTCGTTGTCTATCGTTTCAATCCCCACTGGGATGGCGAATTTGTCTCAGAGTCAGTGGCAGCAGGCTGGATTTCTATGATAGAAGAACACAAAAATCACCCCCATCTGATGGAGAATGCATTCACAGATGACCGTTGCTTGGTGAACATATTAAATAATGGAGATGATCAAGAGCAAAATCCTAATATCAAAACAACCCAAGGTACAACTTGCCGCTGTGTGCCAGATATCTACAAAGCTGGGTTTGATTCTCGTTACATCAACCTTTTGGAAAGGTTTCAAGCAAAAGCCTACATCACTGTCCCCATCTTATGTGGTGATCAACTTTGGGGATTATTGGCGACTTATCAAAATTCTGCACCCCGCCAATGGAAAACAGGAGAAATTAACATTGTAGTGCAAATTGGCAATCAGTTGGGAGTTGCTTTGCAGCAGGCTCAATTATTAGCACAAACTCAAAGACAATCACAAGCATTACAAGAAGCTGTCATAGCTGCTGATGCTGCCAACCGTGCCAAAAGCGAATTTCTTGCCAACATGAGTCACGAATTGCGTACCCCACTCAACGCCATTCTTGGCTTCACCCAAGTCATGAGTCATGACAAGTCTCTATCCAGTGAACATCAGCAAAACCTCACAATTATCAATCGTGCTGGCGAACATCTGCTCAACTTAATCAACGACATTCTGGAAATGTCGAAAATCGAAGCAGGTAGAACCACATTAAATGTTAGCAGTTTTGACTTAATGCGCCTCTTGCAAAGCCTGCAAGAAATGTTACATTTCCGTGCTGCTTCTAAGAACCTAGAACTCATCTTTGAATATAGTCCAGAGCTACCGCAATATGTGCAAACTGACGAAAGCAGACTGCGTCAAGTCTTGCTTAACCTTTTGGGAAATGCCATCAAATTTACTGTTACAGGTA
Above is a window of Nostoc sp. UHCC 0702 DNA encoding:
- a CDS encoding sodium:proton antiporter yields the protein MVDVYILHLFVIGLLLLAVTLGSGWISRLPLSFALIYLVVGIFLGPNGIGLIQLRRDQVFNAELLERITEFVVIISVFSCGLKIILPLRLGLWQITARLIALLMPISIFAIAAVGKLFLNMNWGEAILLGAILAPTDPVLASEVQLTDTKDKDELRFGLTSEGGLNDALAFPFVYFGLYALKDERWGNWFKDWIRVDLIWAIAAGIVMGFIVPKAVVWIDQKIQKRRSVDDLMEDFVAISIILLTYSLTEFVNGYGFLAVFVAGLVVQHSYKNPEKPLAQLEFIERLEKLLEVGTILLLGSILLAKPMLTYASQSLLVIILLFVVIRPVGVWISTIGQHSENSHHRNLDPRTRLLLGWFGIRGVGSLYYLAYALGKGLEGETGEKIAWITYTTIVVSVIVHGISATPLMDWYQHKISNQRKTAPRATIDELGEQGEKGSRGAGEQGSRGDGGTRKKTNDK
- a CDS encoding saccharopine dehydrogenase NADP-binding domain-containing protein, translated to MTDRVLILGGRGRIGSSVALDLVTHTEAKITITGRSPETVKGLSLPLGERMQFLVLDLAEVDKLRGAIANSDVVIHCAGPFHYRDANVLKICIEQGVNYVDVSDHRSYTSKALNYHQQAAAAGVTAIINTGIFPGVSNSMVRQGVEQFDQPEKIHLSYLVSGSGGAGVTVMRTTFLGLQHQFKAWLNGEWQVVKPYSEREVIEFPPPYGQSGVYWFDMPETFTLPHAFPSVKTVITKFGSVPDFYNHMTWITAHLFPKWLMQKRSTIEFLSYVSHFMTDVTNRFTGIGVAVRSEITGKKNGETAVFCSNLVHENTAVISGCGTGSIAQLLLETKLKHPGVTPVEEALPTDLFLESMQSRGIKIQHNWL
- a CDS encoding peptidoglycan DD-metalloendopeptidase family protein yields the protein MRVSFFNKRQVFYCIFILICCILYVSLVIITVLPVDAASVGSIDSLRQQQQQINQERVNMVQERDRLTNLQQEAQKHLTGINQNLQTTNSYIQDSELRLQLATQRLQQLETDLAAAERLYEERQIATVARLRYLQRSPTRQGWAVLLQSLSITDFISRRHQLKLLYQADQQILAKLDQQANQINKQKTDVEQQKNQIALIRQQLLAQKSDYQAQAQSQTEMIQRLNSDRLALEAAQNQLDQDSKNLEALIQQKIAEARAREEAQAKTNSRTSIIIQGTGVFAYPSDAPTSSPFGWRMHPVLGYRRFHAGLDFAAGYGSTIRAADSGTVIFAGWYGGYGRAVIIDHGKGITTLYGHTSQLYVSEGQTVQRGQAIAAVGSTGLSTGPHLHFEVRHHGSPVNPANYL
- a CDS encoding PAS domain S-box protein; the protein is MRIDVKKLKITLIVNHSKALHFLSNILREEGYQVQGFIFGQLAINAVFNTLPDLIFLDVGIPEMAQYEIYQYLKANNKNQDISIIFIGSIKQLSKKVNFSQLCAVDYITKPVCREEVILSLKNQITIQKLQKQLKKLEKQNKKLVGDLKQYQQVTAEFKERNQQIESIINTTKVGLGSMSQAAVGANSITHKGMEFTAACNEIDLLKQEKQALAKADRQNIQMQEQISDCLLVEAALKASERKYRKLVEASQDIIWSVDISGQITFVNSAVKRVYGYEPQEIMGCSWLDFVLPDQIAENQKIFAHLFNGEPIFQHEITCIAKNGDCYYLMVNAIALQNEQGLVVGATGTASNITEYKRVQQALQENTIKLRNHNLVLTELAKNQLLYQGDLKAALREITEASTKNIAVERASIWLDDDTANHIQCLDLFEQSCNQHSAGLTLSLADYPAYFQALQQNQQIVADDAYTDPRTKQLAEFYFTPFNITSTLDTPIRLAGNTVGVLCLEAVGVIHSWTLEDQNFARSLGNLVSLALEARKRQQAEAAHRASEKKLTSAFRASPDPIALSTFPESRYTEVNNSFCRLFGYSPAQVIGRTNKELNIWVNPQECTLVTQILQQTKAIRNHEVDFRTANGEVKTTLFSAELIEIDGQQYVLGTAKDITDRKLAENESRLLLLTSQAITRAVDVKSALKFVLRLICNTINWDFGEAWLPSDDRSILEHSLVWYAESSNLEEFGRQSQSVKFPPGAGLPGRVWYNREPEWIENVSQVRQPIFWRSLQAAKVGLKAGFGVPILAGNQVLAVLVFFKRSSMAVDKRLLLLVRAVAAQLGGLIERKHVEAAHRLSEERLHLALEASDLGLWDWNISSGKIYRDWRWRKMLGYKDDEIPDNELAIKELIHPEDWPAVNSALNSHIQGPSPVYEVEFRMRCSSGEWKWIQSRGQIFERDEKGTPLRMTGTHKDITDCKTLERELALRQARLNAFFSSAPVGLSIVDNQLRFVQINELLADIHGQSQKDHIGKTLDEIVPQIASLVTPFYKQVLLTGQPILNLELSSPSPKQPHIIRHFLTSYFPIPGEADRPSGVGTVMVEISDRKLAELALQESQRRYQTLAEASPVCIFHADVEGNALYLNQRWSEITGLSYRDSLGKGWTKAIHPEDRDRVVSLWQKAIASKTVPAQSEHRYLRPDGTVVWIIAQALPDIDENGEIQSYIGTITDITQRKIAEEALCESAERERATAQVIQRMRQTLDLETIFAATTQELRQVLNCDRVVVYRFNPHWDGEFVSESVAAGWISMIEEHKNHPHLMENAFTDDRCLVNILNNGDDQEQNPNIKTTQGTTCRCVPDIYKAGFDSRYINLLERFQAKAYITVPILCGDQLWGLLATYQNSAPRQWKTGEINIVVQIGNQLGVALQQAQLLAQTQRQSQALQEAVIAADAANRAKSEFLANMSHELRTPLNAILGFTQVMSHDKSLSSEHQQNLTIINRAGEHLLNLINDILEMSKIEAGRTTLNVSSFDLMRLLQSLQEMLHFRAASKNLELIFEYSPELPQYVQTDESRLRQVLLNLLGNAIKFTVTGIVTLRVRLGTGGWGLGTGDWGLGTENKENTQSPIPNTQYPIPNTQSPIPNTQSPIPNTQYPIPNTQSPIPNTQSPIPNPQSPIPNPQSLIFEVQDTGPGISPQEIDLLFEAFGQTESGRKSQQGTGLGLAISRKYVQLLGGDITVSSKLGMGSTFSFDIQIGVARASEIQIHQTQRQVIGLAPQQQEYRILVVDDVTDNRIVLVQHGGNKPSIIVRN
- a CDS encoding glycosyltransferase; its protein translation is MKNKKRLNIVYKTSINRITGLERDGLILQNLLQDTYHINLYKVTERRMLRKFGLPQYLPSKIKTYLKTRLKKFDANIFLEKIRPELFHIADRNIFIPNHEIFAKQTVPLLQEIDVVLCKTKCAYKIFSDLHHCVKFIGFTSIDRSLPTFQSDYNQYFHLAGKSFERRGTYQILELWKENPHFPPLTVVAHHIDSTRYNGYRNIRIYDDYVDDEIIRQLQNKIGVHICLSEAEGFGHFIVEAMSSHACVITTDAPPMNELVNPERGYLVSVDREEAVEKYFNNRYFFCIKDFQKTIDKLTSNSLQEKQTKGQLSRKFYEENNLTFQVKLLQSLESILSSSTKATCQLS